One genomic segment of Hordeum vulgare subsp. vulgare chromosome 2H, MorexV3_pseudomolecules_assembly, whole genome shotgun sequence includes these proteins:
- the LOC123428338 gene encoding dof zinc finger protein 2-like isoform X1 — protein MAPASASLLPAAGAKRPFAADSAVDAADEGQPLAQQSAVTKKHGESQQEKLECPRCSSSDTKFCYYNNYSTAQPRHYCRTCRRYWTHGGTLRKVPVGGACRRGSGSSNKRRRPSAEPHTTSSDSPQQDTLPPLPVFPFLTDGGPVFLPQFDLGLGGFPWTTPAATDNLYDGLAPWGGCDGALAPTGAWEDLGGLELTWPPPPPPAAGN, from the exons ATGGCTCCAGCTTCCGCATCGCTCCTTCCCGCCGCCGGCGCCAAGCGCCCCTTCGCCGCCGACTCCGCCGTCGACGCTGCTGATGAAGGGCAGCCCCTCGCGCAG CAGAGCGCGGTGACCAAGAAGCATGGCGAGAGCCAGCAGGAGAAGCTGGAGTGCCCGCGGTGCAGCTCCAGCGACACCaagttctgctactacaacaactacagcaCGGCGCAGCCGCGCCACTACTGCCGCACCTGCCGCCGCTACTGGACGCACGGCGGCACCCTGCGCAAGGTCCCCGTCGGTGGCGCGTGCCGCCGCGGCTCCGGCAGCAGCAACAAGCGCCGCAGGCCCTCCGCCGAGCCCCACACGACCTCCTCCGATTCGCCGCAGCAGGACACGCTCCCCCCGCTCCCGGTCTTCCCGTTCCTCACCGACGGCGGCCCCGTCTTCCTGCCGCAGTTCGACCTCGGGCTCGGCGGGTTCCCGTGGACGACGCCGGCGGCCACGGACAACCTCTACGACGGGCTCGCGCCGTGGGGTGGCTGCGACGGGGCGCTCGCCCCCACCGGCGCGTGGGAGGACTTGGGCGGCCTGGAGCTCACctggccaccgccgccacccccggCGGCCGGCAACTGA
- the LOC123428896 gene encoding uncharacterized protein LOC123428896 gives MIRHQPCSHGGRDAAAGHARAGGKRPPPSGRPVTPAVEEVVGPNEVDFVAGDDIFAFGSGAGGAAVALPQAYDGAVDWSRPDAPAVEEVVRPNEVNFVVGDDTFAFGSGAWGVAVALAQASDGPPSLLSPMGSSFLIVNTCPGSILHPEGHVPDPLAFSTEPSAASPPRQFHPAVFVIQSTFPVYGDLERPSSHTTTSI, from the coding sequence ATGATCCGCCACCAGCCGTGCTCGCACGGGGGGAGGGATgccgccgccggccatgctcgcGCGGGAGGAAAGAGGCCGCCTCCATCTGGCCGCCCTGTCACCcccgcggtggaggaggtggtcgGGCCCAACGAGGTCGACTTCGTCGCCGGCGATGACATCTTCGCGTTCGGCTCCGGCGCGGGGGGCGCCGCGGTCGCGCTGCCGCAGGCCTACGACGGGGCCGTCGATTGGAGCCGCCCCGACGCCCCCGCGGTTGAGGAGGTGGTCAGGCCCAACGAAGTCAACTTCGTCGTCGGCGATGACACCTTCGCGTTCGGCTCCGGCGCGTGGGGCGTCGCGGTTGCGTTGGCGCAGGCCTCTGACGGgcccccttctctcctctcaCCCATGGGATCTAGCTTTCTGATCGTCAACACCTGCCCCGGTTCCATTCTCCATCCAGAGGGACATGTCCCTGATCCACTTGCCTTCTCAACGGAGCCATCGGCGGCCTCTCCTCCTCGACAATTTCATCCAGCCGTCTTCGTCATCCAATCGACCTTCCCCGTCTATGGAGACCTCGAGCGACCTTCCTCGCATACGACAACCTCGATCTAG
- the LOC123431182 gene encoding dof zinc finger protein DOF3.1-like, whose product MAPASASLLPAAAAKRPFATDSAFDPSEEGQQLAQESAVTKKNGESQQQKLECPRCSSSDTKFCYYNNYSMAQPRHYCRTCRRYWTHGGTLRKVPVGGACRRSSGNSNKRRRPSAEPHTPSSDSPQPDQLDTLPPFPVFPFLTDGGPVFLPQFDLGLGGFPWTAPPATDHLYDGLAAPSGGCDGALTPAGAWDDLGGLDFTWPPPAGN is encoded by the exons ATGGCTCCAGCTTCCGCAtcgctcctccccgccgccgccgccaagcgCCCCTTCGCCACCGACTCTGCCTTCGACCCTTCTGAAGAAGGGCAACAACTCGCGCAG GAGAGCGCGGTGACCAAGAAGAACGGCGAGAGCCAGCAGCAGAAGCTGGAGTGCCCGCGGTGCAGCTCCAGCGACACCaagttctgctactacaacaactacagcaTGGCACAGCCGCGCCACTACTGCCGCACATGCCGCCGCTACTGGACGCACGGTGGCACGCTGCGCAAGGTCCCCGTCGGTGGCGCGTGCCGCCGCAGCTCCGGCAACAGCAACAAGCGCCGCAGGCCCTCCGCCGAGCCCCACACGCCCTCCTCCGACTCGCCGCAGCCGGACCAGCTGGATACGCTCCCACCGTTCCCGGTCTTCCCGTTCCTCACCGACGGCGGCCCCGTCTTTCTTCCGCAGTTCGACCTCGGGCTCGGCGGATTCCCGTGGACGGCACCGCCGGCCACGGACCACCTCTACGACGGGCTCGCGGCGCCGTCGGGTGGCTGTGATGGGGCGCTCACCCCCGCCGGCGCGTGGGACGACTTGGGCGGCCTCGACTTCACCTGGCCACCGCCTGCCGGCAACTGA
- the LOC123428338 gene encoding dof zinc finger protein 2-like isoform X2, translated as MAPASASLLPAAGAKRPFAADSAVDAADEGQPLAQSAVTKKHGESQQEKLECPRCSSSDTKFCYYNNYSTAQPRHYCRTCRRYWTHGGTLRKVPVGGACRRGSGSSNKRRRPSAEPHTTSSDSPQQDTLPPLPVFPFLTDGGPVFLPQFDLGLGGFPWTTPAATDNLYDGLAPWGGCDGALAPTGAWEDLGGLELTWPPPPPPAAGN; from the exons ATGGCTCCAGCTTCCGCATCGCTCCTTCCCGCCGCCGGCGCCAAGCGCCCCTTCGCCGCCGACTCCGCCGTCGACGCTGCTGATGAAGGGCAGCCCCTCGCGCAG AGCGCGGTGACCAAGAAGCATGGCGAGAGCCAGCAGGAGAAGCTGGAGTGCCCGCGGTGCAGCTCCAGCGACACCaagttctgctactacaacaactacagcaCGGCGCAGCCGCGCCACTACTGCCGCACCTGCCGCCGCTACTGGACGCACGGCGGCACCCTGCGCAAGGTCCCCGTCGGTGGCGCGTGCCGCCGCGGCTCCGGCAGCAGCAACAAGCGCCGCAGGCCCTCCGCCGAGCCCCACACGACCTCCTCCGATTCGCCGCAGCAGGACACGCTCCCCCCGCTCCCGGTCTTCCCGTTCCTCACCGACGGCGGCCCCGTCTTCCTGCCGCAGTTCGACCTCGGGCTCGGCGGGTTCCCGTGGACGACGCCGGCGGCCACGGACAACCTCTACGACGGGCTCGCGCCGTGGGGTGGCTGCGACGGGGCGCTCGCCCCCACCGGCGCGTGGGAGGACTTGGGCGGCCTGGAGCTCACctggccaccgccgccacccccggCGGCCGGCAACTGA
- the LOC123428337 gene encoding ETO1-like protein 1, protein MRKLFFSELTSCKETKLQSATHSWLPMDKGKLSKFTGHSSSSSSIECLMKMPEPPVLPHFKPADYVDILAQIHEELEYCPHDEKSCLYLLQFQVFRGLGEAKLSRRSLQAAWEKASTIHEKLIFGAWLKYEKRGEEPISDLLGSCGKCSQEFKLLDFVSQISAESHGIGFDDESDEFQGSPVVHFRIRDDMIACDRRKLAALSTPLYAMLNGGFKESHLEVIDMSRNGISPIGMRAISKFSLSGRLPYLSAEAILEMLDFANKFCCKGLKDACEQKLASFVSSRQDAIDFMECAIELGCSILAASCLQVLLNELPECLNDEQVVRIFSSANKQQRSTMAGNASFSLYCLLGEVSMSISAISDVTVSFLEKLVDSASDSRQKQLSLHQLACVRLLRKDHAEAERLFNAAFTAGHVYSVVGLARLASLRSNKHYSLNLLDSVMSSRWPLGWMYQERALYLDGDSKLENLNKATELDPTLTYPYMFRAASLMKRQSVEAALMEINRILGFKLVLECLELRFCCYLALEDYRAALCDVQAILTLAPDYRMIGGRVAAKQLRTLVMENVEQWTTADCWMQLYDRWSSVDDIGSLSVIYQMLESDAAKGVLYFRQSLLLLRLNCPEAAMRSLQLAREHAASQHERLVYEGWILYDTGHCEEGLQKAEASIAIQRSFEAFFLKAYALADSSLEPSTSATVVSLLEDALRCPSDRLRKGQALNNLGSVYVDCGNLDLAAECYINALKIGHTRAHQGLARVHFLRNNRTGAFEEMTKLIEKARSNASAYEKRSEYCDRDLTKADLQMVTKLDPLRVYPYRYRAAVLMDNHKEKDAISELTKAIAFKADLNLLHLRAAFHEHVGDISGALRDCRAALSVDPNHQEMLELHHRVNSQEP, encoded by the exons ATGAGGAAGCTCTTCTTCTCCGAGTTGACCTCCTGCAAGGAGACCAAGCTCCAATCAGCCACCCATTCATGGCTGCCCATGGACAAAGGCAAGCTCTCCAAGTTCACTGGCCACTCCAGCTCCTCCTCCTCGAT AGAATGTCTGATGAAAATGCCAGAGCCGCCGGTCCTCCCGCACTTCAAGCCCGCTGACTACGTTGACATACTGGCTCAGATTCACGAGGAGCTGGAGTACTGCCCTCACGATGAGAAGTCGTGCCTGTACCTGCTCCAGTTCCAGGTCTTCCGTGGGCTTGGCGAGGCCAAGCTGTCGCGAAGGAGCCTCCAGGCTGCGTGGGAGAAGGCGAGCACGATACATGAGAAGCTCATATTCGGGGCATGGCTCAAGTACGAGAAGAGAGGGGAGGAGCCGATATCTGACCTTCTTGGCTCGTGCGGCAAGTGCTCTCAAGAGTTCAAGCTGCTGGACTTCGTCTCGCAGATCTCCGCCGAGTCGCATGGGATAGGCTTTGACGACGAATCTGATGAATTCCAGGGCTCCCCGGTGGTTCATTTCAGGATAAGAGATGACATGATTGCTTGCGATAGGCGGAAGCTTGCGGCCTTGTCAACTCCACTGTATGCGATGCTTAATGGTGGGTTTAAGGAATCACATCTTGAGGTCATTGACATGTCTCGGAATGGCATCTCCCCTATTGGCATGCGGGCCATCAGTAAATTCAGCCTGTCAGGAAGACTACCGTATTTGTCAGCAGAAGCTATCTTGGAGATGCTTGATTTTGCTAACAAATTCTGCTGTAAGGGCCTCAAGGATGCTTGCGAGCAAAAGCTTGCTTCTTTTGTTTCTTCCAGGCAAGATGCTATAGATTTCATGGAATGTGCTATTGAGTTGGGCTGTTCCATCCTTGCCGCGTCATGCTTGCAGGTGCTCTTGAACGAGCTTCCAGAATGCTTGAATGATGAGCAAGTGGTTAGGATATTCTCCTCTGCGAATAAGCAGCAGAGATCCACTATGGCTGGCAATGCATCTTTCTCCCTATATTGCCTTCTTGGTGAAGTCTCCATGAGCATCAGTGCAATATCAGATGTGACTGTAAGCTTCTTGGAGAAGCTGGTTGACTCAGCATCAGATTCTAGGCAGAAGCAATTGTCCTTGCATCAATTGGCTTGCGTCAGGTTGCTACGGAAAGATCATGCTGAAGCTGAGCGCCTGTTCAATGCCGCCTTTACCGCTGGTCATGTCTACTCGGTAGTGGGATTGGCTAGATTGGCCTCTCTGAGGAGTAATAAACATTATTCTCTCAACTTGCTTGACTCTGTCATGTCATCTCGTTGGCCTCTTGGGTGGATGTATCAAGAGAGAGCCCTATATCTGGACGGTGATAGCAAGCTGGAGAATCTCAATAAGGCTACTGAACTGGACCCTACCCTTACATACCCCTATATGTTTCGAGCTGCATCTTTGATGAAAAGGCAAAGTGTTGAAGCAGCCCTGATGGAGATTAACCGGATCCTGGGATTCAAGCTGGTCCTGGAATGCTTGGAGCTAAGGTTCTGTTGCTACCTTGCTCTAGAGGATTACAGAGCTGCCTTATGCGATGTACAGGCAATCCTCACGCTTGCTCCAGATTATCGTATGATTGGTGGTCGGGTGGCTGCGAAGCAGCTGCGTACCCTTGTGATGGAGAATGTAGAGCAATGGACGACTGCTGATTGCTGGATGCAGCTTTATGATCGGTGGTCCTctgtggatgatattggatctctCTCGGTCATATATCAAATGCTGGAGTCAGATGCTGCTAAAGGAGTACTGTACTTCAGACAATCTTTGCTACTTCTCAG ATTAAATTGTCCTGAGGCAGCAATGCGCAGCTTGCAGCTTGCTCGCgagcatgcagcaagccagcatgAACGACTTGTTTATGAAGGATGGATACTGTATGATACTGGCCACTGCGAGGAAGGATTGCAGAAAGCGGAAGCATCCATTGCCATACAGAGATCATTTGAGGCGTTCTTTCTAAAAGCTTATGCTTTAGCTGATTCGAGCCTCGAGCCGTCAACCTCAGCAACAGTCGTATCGCTTCTTGAAGATGCATTACGGTGCCCCTCAGATAGACTTAGGAAGGGCCAG GCTTTGAACAACCTTGGGAGTGTTTATGTGGATTGCGGGAATCTAGACTTGGCAGCTGAATGCTACATTAATGCTCTAAAGATTGGCCACACGAGAGCTCATCAAGGCCTCGCCAGGGTTCATTTCCTTAGGAATAACAGGACCGGTGCATTCGAGGAAATGACAAAGCTGATAGAGAAGGCCAGGAGTAATGCATCAGCATACGAGAAGAGGTCTGAGTATTGCGACCGCGATCTAACTAAAGCTGATCTGCAGATGGTCACCAAACTTGACCCCCTGCGTGTTTACCCCTACAGATACCGTGCTGCTG TTCTGATGGACAACCACAAGGAGAAAGATGCGATCTCAGAGCTGACCAAGGCAATCGCCTTCAAGGCGGACCTGAACCTGCTCCACCTGCGTGCGGCCTTCCATGAGCACGTGGGCGACATCTCAGGCGCCCTCCGGGACTGCCGTGCAGCACTTTCCGTGGACCCCAACCACCAGGAGATGCTCGAGCTTCATCACCGGGTGAACAGCCAAGAACCCTGA